A DNA window from Paramormyrops kingsleyae isolate MSU_618 chromosome 10, PKINGS_0.4, whole genome shotgun sequence contains the following coding sequences:
- the LOC111835240 gene encoding probable N-acetyltransferase 16 encodes MKGGKIGESGGLTFWLASPGDYDDVVAISDGIYEGNDYLPHRYHSWMTEPHRVVILAKRDGKLVGLESGLIVDGGSTVVLEGLRVCPSERGQGLAGVITSFTDQYIHQLYPNVKMKRWAWGKDPGPKKLAKYSLLTKRAILSLQIEAEAFDAYLSTLRAKLEHETGTGSLEQESRLVVMEEEQLRHILLDPGVSSQIELPGDVIIQDWKPLKLVESNFEVLRRRNLTWLADSLEQPTFLSLHTPPYPIPYKGGSFRFSIDLFGTKADLACRALLAHMEMVRGEIQGLVLMHIYMHQSLWGRLRAFCECSVGVKLYDGYREQLLLEHKL; translated from the exons ATGAAGGGAGGCAAAATAGGCGAAAGCGGCGGGCTGACCTTCTGGCTGGCATCCCCGGGAGATTACGATGACGTGGTGGCCATTTCAGACGGCATATACGAAGGCAACGATTACCTGCCTCACCGCTATCACAGCTGGATGACGGAGCCACACAGGGTGGTGATTCTGGCCAAGAGAGATGGAAAGCTG GTGGGACTGGAGTCCGGGCTGATTGTTGATGGGGGCAGTACGGTGGTCCTGGAGGGGCTGCGTGTCTGTCCCAGCGAGCGTGGCCAGGGCTTGGCTGGGGTCATTACCAGTTTCACAGATCAGTACATCCACCAGCTTTACCCCAATGTCAAGATGAAGAGGTGGGCTTGGGGAAAAGACCCAGGACCTAAGAAGCTGGCCAAGTACTCACTGTTGACAAAGCGG GCCATCCTCTCACTTCAGATTGAGGCAGAGGCATTTGATGCCTATCTCTCCACCTTAAGGGCTAAACTGGAACATGAAACAGGGACAGGAAGCCTGGAGCAGGAGTCCAGACTTGTGGTCATGGAAGAGGAGCAGCTGAGGCACATTCTGCTGGATCCCGGTGTTTCCTCTCAAATCGAGCTGCCTGGTGATGTGATTATTCAGGACTGGAAGCCCTTGAAGCTGGTGGAAAGCAACTTTGAGGTGCTGCGGAGACGGAACCTCACATGGTTGGCCGATAGCTTGGAGCAGCCGACCTTCCTCAGCCTGCACACCCCCCCTTACCCCATCCCTTATAAGGGAGGGTCCTTCCGCTTCAGTATTGACCTGTTTGGCACCAAAGCAGATCTTGCCTGCAGGGCCTTGCTGGCCCACATGGAGATGGTGAGGGGTGAGATTCAAGGCTTGGTTCTTATGCACATATACATGCATCAGTCATTGTGGGGGAGACTGCGGGCATTTTGTGAGTGCTCTGTGGGGGTGAAGCTGTATGACGGCTACAGGGAACAGCTGTTGTTAGAGCACAAGCTCTGA